In the genome of Populus alba chromosome 11, ASM523922v2, whole genome shotgun sequence, one region contains:
- the LOC118031918 gene encoding cysteine-rich receptor-like protein kinase 29, protein MEDVELLQLDFGTVRAATGNFSEDNKLGQGGFGVVYKGTLTSGQDIAVKRLSRTSGQGEIEFKNEVMLVAKLQHRNLVRLLGFCFEKEERILVYEFLPNSSLDNLIFDPVKRVLLDWETLYEIIDGIARGLLYLHEDSRLRIIHRDLKAANILLDENMNPKIADFGMARMFVMDQAQDSTSRVVGTFGYMAPEYVIRGHFSVKSDVYSFGVLVLEIVSGRKIGGRGIGDEGEDLLTYSWRKWNDGTPLDIIDPTLIVGPRNEITRCIIIGLLCVQEKEALRPTMAQVSMMLSSYSVTLAAPSKPAFFMHREDSFPSSVNTSRLIESDESRTRSSRWSNNEVTISELDPR, encoded by the exons atggaaGATGTAGAATTGCTCCAACTTGATTTTGGCACTGTCAGAGCAGCAACTGGTAACTTCTCTGAGGATAATAAACTTGGACAAGGAGGATTTGGTGTCGTGTACaag GGCACTCTGACGAGTGGACAAGATATAGCTGTAAAGAGATTGTCTAGGACATCAGGACAAGGAGAGATAGAATTCAAGAATGAGGTCATGTTAGTTGCCAAGCTTCAGCATCGGAATTTGGTTAGACTCCTGGGTTTCTGCTTCgagaaagaagaaaggattCTTGTCTATGAGTTTCTCCCCAACTCAAGCCTCGACAACTTGATATTTG ATCCAGTCAAGCGTGTACTTCTAGATTGGGAAACCCTCTACGAAATCATAGATGGCATTGCAAGGGGGCTTCTTTACCTACATGAAGACTCTCGACTACGGATTATTCATCGTGATCTCAAAGCTGCTAACATTCTGCTGGATGAGAACATGAATCCAAAAATCGCAGATTTTGGAATGGCAAGAATGTTTGTTATGGATCAAGCTCAAGATAGCACGAGTAGAGTTGTTGGGACCTT CGGGTACATGGCTCCAGAATATGTTATCCGTGGACATTTCTCCGTTAAATCAGATGTATATAGCTTCGGTGTCTTAGTTTTAGAAATTGTTAGTGGTCGAAAGATTGGTGGCAGGGGCATAGGAGACGAAGGAGAGGACCTTCTAACCTAT TCATGGAGAAAATGGAACGATGGGACACCTCTAGACATAATAGATCCTACCTTGATTGTTGGTCCAAGAAATGAAATTACGAGATGCATCATCATCGGATTACTCTGTGTTCAGGAAAAAGAAGCCCTCAGACCAACTATGGCTCAAGTTTCTATGATGCTTAGTAGCTACTCTGTCACTCTCGCAGCACCCTCAAAACCTGCATTTTTTATGCACAGGGAAGACTCGTTTCCGTCATCGGTGAATACTTCAAGGTTAATTGAGTCGGATGAATCCAGAACTAGATCTTCCCGGTGGTCTAACAATGAGGTTACCATCTCTGAGCTGGACCCTCGATAA
- the LOC118031916 gene encoding cysteine-rich repeat secretory protein 38 — MASSRLLFSLCLLFVKVLALAKAQQPAAQPVLLYKECVGKGNYTTNSTYQANLNQLLTSIYTNTEINNGFYNFSNGQDADTVYSIALCRPDISPGACRSCIRNASDSLVRLCPNFVEAIGGLDDCMVRYTNRSIFNLLEEGPRFWVYDVRVNVSDVVGFNQSRMTLLDRLRDEAAAGNSSYKYAMDQIAAPNFQTIYALVQCTPDLTQQQCSGCLNQAIKLIPTCCYKRQGGRVISPSCHFRYEKDAFYDLSVLPPPPQATADAVPPRASTAAKIAKTSAIGQTTIANVLPILLLLWSLQHV; from the exons ATGGCTTCTTCCAGATTGCTTTTTTCTCTCTGTCTTCTGTTCGTGAAAGTTCTGGCTCTAGCTAAGGCACAGCAGCCAGCAGCCCAGCCTGTGCTGTTATATAAAGAATGTGTAGGAAAGGGCAACTACACCACGAACAGTACTTACCAGGCAAATCTCAATCAACTCCTCACCTCTATCTACACCAACACTGAAATAAACAATGGCTTTTACAACTTTTCCAACGGCCAAGACGCGGACACAGTCTATTCAATTGCACTGTGTAGACCGGATATCAGTCCTGGTGCCTGCCGCAGTTGCATAAGAAATGCTAGTGATTCCCTGGTAAGACTCTGTCCAAACTTTGTGGAGGCAATTGGAGGGTTAGATGATTGTATGGTGCGCTACACAAACCGCTCTATATTTAATCTCTTGGAAGAAGGACCTCGTTTTTGGGTGTATGATGTTCGAGTTAATGTCTCTGATGTAGTCGGGTTCAATCAGTCACGGATGACCTTGTTAGATAGGCTGAGAGATGAAGCAGCAGCAGGGAATTCTAGTTACAAGTATGCAATGGATCAAATAGCTGCCCCAAACTTTCAAACAATATATGCACTTGTACAGTGCACTCCTGATTTGACTCAGCAGCAATGCAGCGGTTGCCTGAATCAAGCTATCAAATTGATTCCAACATGCTGTTATAAGAGGCAAGGAGGGAGGGTGATTTCACCTAGCTGTCACTTTCGATATGAAAAGGACGCTTTCTATGATCTTTCAGTCCTTCCACCGCCACCACAAGCAACAGCAGATGCAGTGCCACCAAGAGCCAGTACCGCGGCCAAAATAG CTAAAACATCGGCCATAGGTCAAACTACCATTGCCAACGTTTTGCCAATATTGCTACTTCTATGGTCCTTACAGCATGTATGA